A single region of the Montipora capricornis isolate CH-2021 chromosome 13, ASM3666992v2, whole genome shotgun sequence genome encodes:
- the LOC138029039 gene encoding motile sperm domain-containing protein 1-like isoform X2, with translation MRSLQPSHFTDGSLPVFVFPQSLTFFANEQSSHKQVLTVYNPYDFALRFKVLCTAPSRYIVVDSEGVIKPRCCIDIVIRHIDIQPNVTQQDKFRLHIFEHGLQEVIGKKEIMAVLQPSRMDQQKADEKHGTRRGTRQTQGNSVNVEQFTEQGFGGQPGPSLWVIITAVVCIIALVLPMEGDKRFDLPHYLLLSVNQKLLASYILGLITMAILKAL, from the exons ATGAGGTCATTACAGCCTTCCCATTTCACGGATGGAAGTCTACCGGTTTTTGTGTTTCCACAATCGCTGACTTTCTTTGCGAATGAACAGTCCAGCCACAAACAAGTTCTTACTGTGTACAACCCTTATGATTTCGCTCTAAGGTTTAAAG TACTGTGCACGGCTCCAAGCCGATATATTGTGGTAGATTCTGAAGGTGTGATCAAGCCGCGTTGCTGTATTGACAT AGTCATCCGTCATATTGACATTCAACCTAATGTTACACAACAAGACAAGTTCAGGCTTCATATATTTGAACATGGCCTGCAGGAGGTTATtggtaaaaaagaaatcatgGCTGTACTTCAACCCAGTAGAATGGATCAGCAAAAG GCTGATGAAAAACATGGGACAAGGAGAGGAACACGACAAACGCAGGGAAACAGTGTTAATGTAGAGCAGTTCACTGAGCAAG GATTTGGAGGTCAGCCTGGCCCCAGTTTGTGGGTCATCATAACAGCAGTTGTCTGCATCATTGCTTTGGTGTTGCCAATGGAAGGAGACAAACGCTTTGATTTACCTCATTATCTGTTGTTATCTGTCAACCAGAAGTTGCTGGCTTCATATATACTGG GTCTCATAACAATGGCAATTCTCAAGGCTTTGTAA
- the LOC138029039 gene encoding motile sperm domain-containing protein 1-like isoform X1, translated as MRSLQPSHFTDGSLPVFVFPQSLTFFANEQSSHKQVLTVYNPYDFALRFKVLCTAPSRYIVVDSEGVIKPRCCIDIVIRHIDIQPNVTQQDKFRLHIFEHGLQEVIGKKEIMAVLQPSRMDQQKKADEKHGTRRGTRQTQGNSVNVEQFTEQGFGGQPGPSLWVIITAVVCIIALVLPMEGDKRFDLPHYLLLSVNQKLLASYILGLITMAILKAL; from the exons ATGAGGTCATTACAGCCTTCCCATTTCACGGATGGAAGTCTACCGGTTTTTGTGTTTCCACAATCGCTGACTTTCTTTGCGAATGAACAGTCCAGCCACAAACAAGTTCTTACTGTGTACAACCCTTATGATTTCGCTCTAAGGTTTAAAG TACTGTGCACGGCTCCAAGCCGATATATTGTGGTAGATTCTGAAGGTGTGATCAAGCCGCGTTGCTGTATTGACAT AGTCATCCGTCATATTGACATTCAACCTAATGTTACACAACAAGACAAGTTCAGGCTTCATATATTTGAACATGGCCTGCAGGAGGTTATtggtaaaaaagaaatcatgGCTGTACTTCAACCCAGTAGAATGGATCAGCAAAAG aagGCTGATGAAAAACATGGGACAAGGAGAGGAACACGACAAACGCAGGGAAACAGTGTTAATGTAGAGCAGTTCACTGAGCAAG GATTTGGAGGTCAGCCTGGCCCCAGTTTGTGGGTCATCATAACAGCAGTTGTCTGCATCATTGCTTTGGTGTTGCCAATGGAAGGAGACAAACGCTTTGATTTACCTCATTATCTGTTGTTATCTGTCAACCAGAAGTTGCTGGCTTCATATATACTGG GTCTCATAACAATGGCAATTCTCAAGGCTTTGTAA